In one window of Episyrphus balteatus chromosome 3, idEpiBalt1.1, whole genome shotgun sequence DNA:
- the LOC129914259 gene encoding uncharacterized protein CG45076-like isoform X1, which translates to MVYESAFTTRRSYSTRPVVSSYSVSYPVSRTVTGSSRVYSTSYPIYSYSPRVTTKRVITSPVRTIYSTPIVRTRVITSPIRTTTTRVYSSPVRTTVYSSPSIHSEYIAPYTSSYSSSSYSSVLPYSSYSYSPSIRTRVVETPVRVIRSSRLIRSSLSPERIITSPIRTLPSILNKELDRIAHRTRPGYGYHALTNYLNSEPFINFESETKRIRNSTNNLMRELHTPVTRRSRSVTPFPAYTYEPASKQALDAYVARVTNPTRHLAKEVHNITQYPDTPRKSKYVGKSHLASVRILGDKAYNTRSALYNPDKVRTDINLLSRYIQNKRGRSEASDRVVVSNEVPDLDPFRPSRKFSAPKPLEDPVDDETKEKQRLRKERLLTVNEEASIDDVAVEKKKAQRADEMKRLEAKALEEDKKRKAEAERKAKLEADKLAEELKKADEEARKAREARLAEQARLVEEAEQARLAEEAKLAEEAKKAEEAKLAEEAKLAEEAKLAEAARLADEAKQAEAAKLAEEARLAEEAKLAEEAKLAEEAKLAEEAARKAEEQRLEEEQKTREEEMSRLAELEKIAGEEREAELARQAAELSEIARQEAEIAAQELQAMQQSSTAEAPAAEEPAEEESAEPTADAESAAEEEPKPVIEEPQSPVEEKAEEEVAAEPVVSIDEVKSDIEE; encoded by the exons tACCCTGTTTCACGGACTGTAACTGGCTCCTCAAGA GTATACAGCACCAGCTATCCGATTTATTCTTACTCGCCCCGTGTTACTACAAAACGAGTTATTACTTCACCTGTCCGTACAATCTATTCGACCCCCATTGTACGAACTCGTGTTATTACTTCACCAATCCGTACCACCACCACCCGAGTGTATTCATCACCTGTCCGTACCACTGTGTACTCGTCGCCATCAATCCACTCGGAGTACATTGCACCATACACATCGTCGTACTCTTCTTCTTCGTACTCATCGGTGTTGCCGTACAGCTCGTACTCGTACTCGCCATCCATTCGTACACGAGTGGTTGAGACCCCAGTCCGTGTTATTAGATCGTCGCGTTTGATTCGCTCCTCGTTGAGCCCTGAACGGATTATTACATCACCAATCCGTACTCTCCCATCCATCCTTAATAAGGAACTCGATCGTATTGCCCACAGAACTAGGCCTGGATATGGTTACCATGCACTTACCAACTACCTCAATTCCGAGCCTTTTATT AATTTTGAATCGGAAACCAAGAGGATCCGTAACTCTACAAATAATCTAATGCGTGAGCTCCATACACCAGTTACACGTCGTTCTCGCAGCGTTACTCCGTTCCCAGC GTACACATATGAGCCAGCATCGAAGCAAGCTCTTGATGCCTACGTTGCTAGAGTAACAAACCCAACACGTCACTTGGCCAAGGAGGTGCACAATATCACACAATACCCCGATACACCACGCAAAAGCAAATATGTCG gcaAAAGTCATCTAGCATCGGTAAGGATTCTAGGCGATAAGGCGTATAATACAAGGAGTGCACTATACAATCCGGACAAGGTCCGAACTGATATTAATTTGTTGTCACGTTATATTCAAAACAAACGGGGTAGAAGCGAAGCTTCTGACCGAGTTGTCGTTAGCAATGAAG TTCCAGACTTAGATCCATTCAGGCCATCGCGTAAGTTCTCTGCTCCAAAGCCTTTAGAGGATCCAGTTGATGATGAGACCAAGGAGAAACAACGTCTTAGGAAGGAACGCCTTCTGACTGTCAACGAAGAAGCTTCCATTGATGATGTTGCTGTTGAAAAGAAGAAGGCACAACGTGCTGACGAAATGAAACGTTTGGAAGCTAA AGCTCTAGAGGAAGATAAGAAGAGGAAAGCCGAAGCCGAGAGGAAAGCTAAGTTAGAAGCTGACAAACTTGCTGAAGAGTTAAAGAAAGCAGATGAAGAGGCTAGAAAGGCCCGTGAGGCTCGTCTTGCTGAGCAAGCCCGTCTTGTTGAAGAAGCTGAACAAGCTCGTTTAGCTGAAGAAGCTAAATTGGCTGAAGAAGCTAAGAAAGCAGAAGAAGCTAAACTTGCCGAAGAAGCTAAGTTGGCTGAAGAAGCTAAACTTGCCGAAGCAGCTCGTTTAGCTGATGAAGCCAAACAAGCTGAAGCAGCTAAACTTGCCGAAGAAGCTCGCTTGGCTGAAGAAGCTAAATTAGCTGAAGAAGCTAAACTCGCCGAAGAGGCTAAATTGGCTGAAGAAGCTGCCCGCAAAGCAGAAGAACAACGCTTGGAGGAAGAACAAAAAACCCGCGAAGAAGAAATGAGCCGTTTGGCTGAATTGGAAAAGATTGCCGGAGAAGAACGTGAAGCTGAATTGGCCCGCCAAGCTGCTGAATTGTCTGAAATTGCTCGCCAAGAAGCTGAAATCGCTGCCCAGGAGTTGCAAGCCATGCAACAAAGTTCCACTGCCGAAGCACCAGCTGCTGAAGAACCAGCTGAAGAAGAATCAGCTGAACCTACTGCCGATGCTGAATCAGCTGCTGAAGAAGAACCCAAACCCGTTATTGAGGAACCTCAGTCTCCAGTTGAAGAAAAAGCTGAAGAAGAAGTTGCTGCTGAACCTGTTGTCAGCATTGATGAAGTTAAATCCGATATCGAAGAATAA
- the LOC129914259 gene encoding uncharacterized protein CG45076-like isoform X4: protein MVYESAFTTRRSYSTRPVVSSYSVSYPVSRTVTGSSRVYSTSYPIYSYSPRVTTKRVITSPVRTIYSTPIVRTRVITSPIRTTTTRVYSSPVRTTVYSSPSIHSEYIAPYTSSYSSSSYSSVLPYSSYSYSPSIRTRVVETPVRVIRSSRLIRSSLSPERIITSPIRTLPSILNKELDRIAHRTRPGYGYHALTNYLNSEPFINFESETKRIRNSTNNLMRELHTPVTRRSRSVTPFPAYTYEPASKQALDAYVARVTNPTRHLAKEVHNITQYPDTPRKSKYVVPDLDPFRPSRKFSAPKPLEDPVDDETKEKQRLRKERLLTVNEEASIDDVAVEKKKAQRADEMKRLEAKALEEDKKRKAEAERKAKLEADKLAEELKKADEEARKAREARLAEQARLVEEAEQARLAEEAKLAEEAKKAEEAKLAEEAKLAEEAKLAEAARLADEAKQAEAAKLAEEARLAEEAKLAEEAKLAEEAKLAEEAARKAEEQRLEEEQKTREEEMSRLAELEKIAGEEREAELARQAAELSEIARQEAEIAAQELQAMQQSSTAEAPAAEEPAEEESAEPTADAESAAEEEPKPVIEEPQSPVEEKAEEEVAAEPVVSIDEVKSDIEE, encoded by the exons tACCCTGTTTCACGGACTGTAACTGGCTCCTCAAGA GTATACAGCACCAGCTATCCGATTTATTCTTACTCGCCCCGTGTTACTACAAAACGAGTTATTACTTCACCTGTCCGTACAATCTATTCGACCCCCATTGTACGAACTCGTGTTATTACTTCACCAATCCGTACCACCACCACCCGAGTGTATTCATCACCTGTCCGTACCACTGTGTACTCGTCGCCATCAATCCACTCGGAGTACATTGCACCATACACATCGTCGTACTCTTCTTCTTCGTACTCATCGGTGTTGCCGTACAGCTCGTACTCGTACTCGCCATCCATTCGTACACGAGTGGTTGAGACCCCAGTCCGTGTTATTAGATCGTCGCGTTTGATTCGCTCCTCGTTGAGCCCTGAACGGATTATTACATCACCAATCCGTACTCTCCCATCCATCCTTAATAAGGAACTCGATCGTATTGCCCACAGAACTAGGCCTGGATATGGTTACCATGCACTTACCAACTACCTCAATTCCGAGCCTTTTATT AATTTTGAATCGGAAACCAAGAGGATCCGTAACTCTACAAATAATCTAATGCGTGAGCTCCATACACCAGTTACACGTCGTTCTCGCAGCGTTACTCCGTTCCCAGC GTACACATATGAGCCAGCATCGAAGCAAGCTCTTGATGCCTACGTTGCTAGAGTAACAAACCCAACACGTCACTTGGCCAAGGAGGTGCACAATATCACACAATACCCCGATACACCACGCAAAAGCAAATATGTCG TTCCAGACTTAGATCCATTCAGGCCATCGCGTAAGTTCTCTGCTCCAAAGCCTTTAGAGGATCCAGTTGATGATGAGACCAAGGAGAAACAACGTCTTAGGAAGGAACGCCTTCTGACTGTCAACGAAGAAGCTTCCATTGATGATGTTGCTGTTGAAAAGAAGAAGGCACAACGTGCTGACGAAATGAAACGTTTGGAAGCTAA AGCTCTAGAGGAAGATAAGAAGAGGAAAGCCGAAGCCGAGAGGAAAGCTAAGTTAGAAGCTGACAAACTTGCTGAAGAGTTAAAGAAAGCAGATGAAGAGGCTAGAAAGGCCCGTGAGGCTCGTCTTGCTGAGCAAGCCCGTCTTGTTGAAGAAGCTGAACAAGCTCGTTTAGCTGAAGAAGCTAAATTGGCTGAAGAAGCTAAGAAAGCAGAAGAAGCTAAACTTGCCGAAGAAGCTAAGTTGGCTGAAGAAGCTAAACTTGCCGAAGCAGCTCGTTTAGCTGATGAAGCCAAACAAGCTGAAGCAGCTAAACTTGCCGAAGAAGCTCGCTTGGCTGAAGAAGCTAAATTAGCTGAAGAAGCTAAACTCGCCGAAGAGGCTAAATTGGCTGAAGAAGCTGCCCGCAAAGCAGAAGAACAACGCTTGGAGGAAGAACAAAAAACCCGCGAAGAAGAAATGAGCCGTTTGGCTGAATTGGAAAAGATTGCCGGAGAAGAACGTGAAGCTGAATTGGCCCGCCAAGCTGCTGAATTGTCTGAAATTGCTCGCCAAGAAGCTGAAATCGCTGCCCAGGAGTTGCAAGCCATGCAACAAAGTTCCACTGCCGAAGCACCAGCTGCTGAAGAACCAGCTGAAGAAGAATCAGCTGAACCTACTGCCGATGCTGAATCAGCTGCTGAAGAAGAACCCAAACCCGTTATTGAGGAACCTCAGTCTCCAGTTGAAGAAAAAGCTGAAGAAGAAGTTGCTGCTGAACCTGTTGTCAGCATTGATGAAGTTAAATCCGATATCGAAGAATAA
- the LOC129914259 gene encoding uncharacterized protein CG45076-like isoform X3, with product MVYESAFTTRRSYSTRPVVSSYSVSYPVSRTVTGSSRVYSTSYPIYSYSPRVTTKRVITSPVRTIYSTPIVRTRVITSPIRTTTTRVYSSPVRTTVYSSPSIHSEYIAPYTSSYSSSSYSSVLPYSSYSYSPSIRTRVVETPVRVIRSSRLIRSSLSPERIITSPIRTLPSILNKELDRIAHRTRPGYGYHALTNYLNSEPFINFESETKRIRNSTNNLMRELHTPVTRRSRSVTPFPAYTYEPASKQALDAYVARVTNPTRHLAKEVHNITQYPDTPRKSKYVGDKAYNTRSALYNPDKVRTDINLLSRYIQNKRGRSEASDRVVVSNEVPDLDPFRPSRKFSAPKPLEDPVDDETKEKQRLRKERLLTVNEEASIDDVAVEKKKAQRADEMKRLEAKALEEDKKRKAEAERKAKLEADKLAEELKKADEEARKAREARLAEQARLVEEAEQARLAEEAKLAEEAKKAEEAKLAEEAKLAEEAKLAEAARLADEAKQAEAAKLAEEARLAEEAKLAEEAKLAEEAKLAEEAARKAEEQRLEEEQKTREEEMSRLAELEKIAGEEREAELARQAAELSEIARQEAEIAAQELQAMQQSSTAEAPAAEEPAEEESAEPTADAESAAEEEPKPVIEEPQSPVEEKAEEEVAAEPVVSIDEVKSDIEE from the exons tACCCTGTTTCACGGACTGTAACTGGCTCCTCAAGA GTATACAGCACCAGCTATCCGATTTATTCTTACTCGCCCCGTGTTACTACAAAACGAGTTATTACTTCACCTGTCCGTACAATCTATTCGACCCCCATTGTACGAACTCGTGTTATTACTTCACCAATCCGTACCACCACCACCCGAGTGTATTCATCACCTGTCCGTACCACTGTGTACTCGTCGCCATCAATCCACTCGGAGTACATTGCACCATACACATCGTCGTACTCTTCTTCTTCGTACTCATCGGTGTTGCCGTACAGCTCGTACTCGTACTCGCCATCCATTCGTACACGAGTGGTTGAGACCCCAGTCCGTGTTATTAGATCGTCGCGTTTGATTCGCTCCTCGTTGAGCCCTGAACGGATTATTACATCACCAATCCGTACTCTCCCATCCATCCTTAATAAGGAACTCGATCGTATTGCCCACAGAACTAGGCCTGGATATGGTTACCATGCACTTACCAACTACCTCAATTCCGAGCCTTTTATT AATTTTGAATCGGAAACCAAGAGGATCCGTAACTCTACAAATAATCTAATGCGTGAGCTCCATACACCAGTTACACGTCGTTCTCGCAGCGTTACTCCGTTCCCAGC GTACACATATGAGCCAGCATCGAAGCAAGCTCTTGATGCCTACGTTGCTAGAGTAACAAACCCAACACGTCACTTGGCCAAGGAGGTGCACAATATCACACAATACCCCGATACACCACGCAAAAGCAAATATGTCG GCGATAAGGCGTATAATACAAGGAGTGCACTATACAATCCGGACAAGGTCCGAACTGATATTAATTTGTTGTCACGTTATATTCAAAACAAACGGGGTAGAAGCGAAGCTTCTGACCGAGTTGTCGTTAGCAATGAAG TTCCAGACTTAGATCCATTCAGGCCATCGCGTAAGTTCTCTGCTCCAAAGCCTTTAGAGGATCCAGTTGATGATGAGACCAAGGAGAAACAACGTCTTAGGAAGGAACGCCTTCTGACTGTCAACGAAGAAGCTTCCATTGATGATGTTGCTGTTGAAAAGAAGAAGGCACAACGTGCTGACGAAATGAAACGTTTGGAAGCTAA AGCTCTAGAGGAAGATAAGAAGAGGAAAGCCGAAGCCGAGAGGAAAGCTAAGTTAGAAGCTGACAAACTTGCTGAAGAGTTAAAGAAAGCAGATGAAGAGGCTAGAAAGGCCCGTGAGGCTCGTCTTGCTGAGCAAGCCCGTCTTGTTGAAGAAGCTGAACAAGCTCGTTTAGCTGAAGAAGCTAAATTGGCTGAAGAAGCTAAGAAAGCAGAAGAAGCTAAACTTGCCGAAGAAGCTAAGTTGGCTGAAGAAGCTAAACTTGCCGAAGCAGCTCGTTTAGCTGATGAAGCCAAACAAGCTGAAGCAGCTAAACTTGCCGAAGAAGCTCGCTTGGCTGAAGAAGCTAAATTAGCTGAAGAAGCTAAACTCGCCGAAGAGGCTAAATTGGCTGAAGAAGCTGCCCGCAAAGCAGAAGAACAACGCTTGGAGGAAGAACAAAAAACCCGCGAAGAAGAAATGAGCCGTTTGGCTGAATTGGAAAAGATTGCCGGAGAAGAACGTGAAGCTGAATTGGCCCGCCAAGCTGCTGAATTGTCTGAAATTGCTCGCCAAGAAGCTGAAATCGCTGCCCAGGAGTTGCAAGCCATGCAACAAAGTTCCACTGCCGAAGCACCAGCTGCTGAAGAACCAGCTGAAGAAGAATCAGCTGAACCTACTGCCGATGCTGAATCAGCTGCTGAAGAAGAACCCAAACCCGTTATTGAGGAACCTCAGTCTCCAGTTGAAGAAAAAGCTGAAGAAGAAGTTGCTGCTGAACCTGTTGTCAGCATTGATGAAGTTAAATCCGATATCGAAGAATAA
- the LOC129914259 gene encoding uncharacterized protein CG45076-like isoform X2, with amino-acid sequence MVYESAFTTRRSYSTRPVVSSYSVSYPVSRTVTGSSRVYSTSYPIYSYSPRVTTKRVITSPVRTIYSTPIVRTRVITSPIRTTTTRVYSSPVRTTVYSSPSIHSEYIAPYTSSYSSSSYSSVLPYSSYSYSPSIRTRVVETPVRVIRSSRLIRSSLSPERIITSPIRTLPSILNKELDRIAHRTRPGYGYHALTNYLNSEPFINFESETKRIRNSTNNLMRELHTPVTRRSRSVTPFPAYTYEPASKQALDAYVARVTNPTRHLAKEVHNITQYPDTPRKSKYVASVRILGDKAYNTRSALYNPDKVRTDINLLSRYIQNKRGRSEASDRVVVSNEVPDLDPFRPSRKFSAPKPLEDPVDDETKEKQRLRKERLLTVNEEASIDDVAVEKKKAQRADEMKRLEAKALEEDKKRKAEAERKAKLEADKLAEELKKADEEARKAREARLAEQARLVEEAEQARLAEEAKLAEEAKKAEEAKLAEEAKLAEEAKLAEAARLADEAKQAEAAKLAEEARLAEEAKLAEEAKLAEEAKLAEEAARKAEEQRLEEEQKTREEEMSRLAELEKIAGEEREAELARQAAELSEIARQEAEIAAQELQAMQQSSTAEAPAAEEPAEEESAEPTADAESAAEEEPKPVIEEPQSPVEEKAEEEVAAEPVVSIDEVKSDIEE; translated from the exons tACCCTGTTTCACGGACTGTAACTGGCTCCTCAAGA GTATACAGCACCAGCTATCCGATTTATTCTTACTCGCCCCGTGTTACTACAAAACGAGTTATTACTTCACCTGTCCGTACAATCTATTCGACCCCCATTGTACGAACTCGTGTTATTACTTCACCAATCCGTACCACCACCACCCGAGTGTATTCATCACCTGTCCGTACCACTGTGTACTCGTCGCCATCAATCCACTCGGAGTACATTGCACCATACACATCGTCGTACTCTTCTTCTTCGTACTCATCGGTGTTGCCGTACAGCTCGTACTCGTACTCGCCATCCATTCGTACACGAGTGGTTGAGACCCCAGTCCGTGTTATTAGATCGTCGCGTTTGATTCGCTCCTCGTTGAGCCCTGAACGGATTATTACATCACCAATCCGTACTCTCCCATCCATCCTTAATAAGGAACTCGATCGTATTGCCCACAGAACTAGGCCTGGATATGGTTACCATGCACTTACCAACTACCTCAATTCCGAGCCTTTTATT AATTTTGAATCGGAAACCAAGAGGATCCGTAACTCTACAAATAATCTAATGCGTGAGCTCCATACACCAGTTACACGTCGTTCTCGCAGCGTTACTCCGTTCCCAGC GTACACATATGAGCCAGCATCGAAGCAAGCTCTTGATGCCTACGTTGCTAGAGTAACAAACCCAACACGTCACTTGGCCAAGGAGGTGCACAATATCACACAATACCCCGATACACCACGCAAAAGCAAATATGTCG CATCGGTAAGGATTCTAGGCGATAAGGCGTATAATACAAGGAGTGCACTATACAATCCGGACAAGGTCCGAACTGATATTAATTTGTTGTCACGTTATATTCAAAACAAACGGGGTAGAAGCGAAGCTTCTGACCGAGTTGTCGTTAGCAATGAAG TTCCAGACTTAGATCCATTCAGGCCATCGCGTAAGTTCTCTGCTCCAAAGCCTTTAGAGGATCCAGTTGATGATGAGACCAAGGAGAAACAACGTCTTAGGAAGGAACGCCTTCTGACTGTCAACGAAGAAGCTTCCATTGATGATGTTGCTGTTGAAAAGAAGAAGGCACAACGTGCTGACGAAATGAAACGTTTGGAAGCTAA AGCTCTAGAGGAAGATAAGAAGAGGAAAGCCGAAGCCGAGAGGAAAGCTAAGTTAGAAGCTGACAAACTTGCTGAAGAGTTAAAGAAAGCAGATGAAGAGGCTAGAAAGGCCCGTGAGGCTCGTCTTGCTGAGCAAGCCCGTCTTGTTGAAGAAGCTGAACAAGCTCGTTTAGCTGAAGAAGCTAAATTGGCTGAAGAAGCTAAGAAAGCAGAAGAAGCTAAACTTGCCGAAGAAGCTAAGTTGGCTGAAGAAGCTAAACTTGCCGAAGCAGCTCGTTTAGCTGATGAAGCCAAACAAGCTGAAGCAGCTAAACTTGCCGAAGAAGCTCGCTTGGCTGAAGAAGCTAAATTAGCTGAAGAAGCTAAACTCGCCGAAGAGGCTAAATTGGCTGAAGAAGCTGCCCGCAAAGCAGAAGAACAACGCTTGGAGGAAGAACAAAAAACCCGCGAAGAAGAAATGAGCCGTTTGGCTGAATTGGAAAAGATTGCCGGAGAAGAACGTGAAGCTGAATTGGCCCGCCAAGCTGCTGAATTGTCTGAAATTGCTCGCCAAGAAGCTGAAATCGCTGCCCAGGAGTTGCAAGCCATGCAACAAAGTTCCACTGCCGAAGCACCAGCTGCTGAAGAACCAGCTGAAGAAGAATCAGCTGAACCTACTGCCGATGCTGAATCAGCTGCTGAAGAAGAACCCAAACCCGTTATTGAGGAACCTCAGTCTCCAGTTGAAGAAAAAGCTGAAGAAGAAGTTGCTGCTGAACCTGTTGTCAGCATTGATGAAGTTAAATCCGATATCGAAGAATAA
- the LOC129914259 gene encoding uncharacterized protein CG45076-like isoform X5, whose protein sequence is MVYESAFTTRRSYSTRPVVSSYSVSYPVSRTVTGSSRNFESETKRIRNSTNNLMRELHTPVTRRSRSVTPFPAYTYEPASKQALDAYVARVTNPTRHLAKEVHNITQYPDTPRKSKYVGKSHLASVRILGDKAYNTRSALYNPDKVRTDINLLSRYIQNKRGRSEASDRVVVSNEVPDLDPFRPSRKFSAPKPLEDPVDDETKEKQRLRKERLLTVNEEASIDDVAVEKKKAQRADEMKRLEAKALEEDKKRKAEAERKAKLEADKLAEELKKADEEARKAREARLAEQARLVEEAEQARLAEEAKLAEEAKKAEEAKLAEEAKLAEEAKLAEAARLADEAKQAEAAKLAEEARLAEEAKLAEEAKLAEEAKLAEEAARKAEEQRLEEEQKTREEEMSRLAELEKIAGEEREAELARQAAELSEIARQEAEIAAQELQAMQQSSTAEAPAAEEPAEEESAEPTADAESAAEEEPKPVIEEPQSPVEEKAEEEVAAEPVVSIDEVKSDIEE, encoded by the exons tACCCTGTTTCACGGACTGTAACTGGCTCCTCAAGA AATTTTGAATCGGAAACCAAGAGGATCCGTAACTCTACAAATAATCTAATGCGTGAGCTCCATACACCAGTTACACGTCGTTCTCGCAGCGTTACTCCGTTCCCAGC GTACACATATGAGCCAGCATCGAAGCAAGCTCTTGATGCCTACGTTGCTAGAGTAACAAACCCAACACGTCACTTGGCCAAGGAGGTGCACAATATCACACAATACCCCGATACACCACGCAAAAGCAAATATGTCG gcaAAAGTCATCTAGCATCGGTAAGGATTCTAGGCGATAAGGCGTATAATACAAGGAGTGCACTATACAATCCGGACAAGGTCCGAACTGATATTAATTTGTTGTCACGTTATATTCAAAACAAACGGGGTAGAAGCGAAGCTTCTGACCGAGTTGTCGTTAGCAATGAAG TTCCAGACTTAGATCCATTCAGGCCATCGCGTAAGTTCTCTGCTCCAAAGCCTTTAGAGGATCCAGTTGATGATGAGACCAAGGAGAAACAACGTCTTAGGAAGGAACGCCTTCTGACTGTCAACGAAGAAGCTTCCATTGATGATGTTGCTGTTGAAAAGAAGAAGGCACAACGTGCTGACGAAATGAAACGTTTGGAAGCTAA AGCTCTAGAGGAAGATAAGAAGAGGAAAGCCGAAGCCGAGAGGAAAGCTAAGTTAGAAGCTGACAAACTTGCTGAAGAGTTAAAGAAAGCAGATGAAGAGGCTAGAAAGGCCCGTGAGGCTCGTCTTGCTGAGCAAGCCCGTCTTGTTGAAGAAGCTGAACAAGCTCGTTTAGCTGAAGAAGCTAAATTGGCTGAAGAAGCTAAGAAAGCAGAAGAAGCTAAACTTGCCGAAGAAGCTAAGTTGGCTGAAGAAGCTAAACTTGCCGAAGCAGCTCGTTTAGCTGATGAAGCCAAACAAGCTGAAGCAGCTAAACTTGCCGAAGAAGCTCGCTTGGCTGAAGAAGCTAAATTAGCTGAAGAAGCTAAACTCGCCGAAGAGGCTAAATTGGCTGAAGAAGCTGCCCGCAAAGCAGAAGAACAACGCTTGGAGGAAGAACAAAAAACCCGCGAAGAAGAAATGAGCCGTTTGGCTGAATTGGAAAAGATTGCCGGAGAAGAACGTGAAGCTGAATTGGCCCGCCAAGCTGCTGAATTGTCTGAAATTGCTCGCCAAGAAGCTGAAATCGCTGCCCAGGAGTTGCAAGCCATGCAACAAAGTTCCACTGCCGAAGCACCAGCTGCTGAAGAACCAGCTGAAGAAGAATCAGCTGAACCTACTGCCGATGCTGAATCAGCTGCTGAAGAAGAACCCAAACCCGTTATTGAGGAACCTCAGTCTCCAGTTGAAGAAAAAGCTGAAGAAGAAGTTGCTGCTGAACCTGTTGTCAGCATTGATGAAGTTAAATCCGATATCGAAGAATAA
- the LOC129914259 gene encoding uncharacterized protein CG45076-like isoform X6 produces the protein MVYESAFTTRRSYSTRPVVSSYSVSYPVSRTVTGSSRVYSTSYPIYSYSPRVTTKRVITSPVRTIYSTPIVRTRVITSPIRTTTTRVYSSPVRTTVYSSPSIHSEYIAPYTSSYSSSSYSSVLPYSSYSYSPSIRTRVVETPVRVIRSSRLIRSSLSPERIITSPIRTLPSILNKELDRIAHRTRPGYGYHALTNYLNSEPFINFESETKRIRNSTNNLMRELHTPVTRRSRSVTPFPAYTYEPASKQALDAYVARVTNPTRHLAKEVHNITQYPDTPRKSKYVGKSHLASVRILGDKAYNTRSALYNPDKVRTDINLLSRYIQNKRGRSEASDRVVVSNEVEGAVEA, from the exons tACCCTGTTTCACGGACTGTAACTGGCTCCTCAAGA GTATACAGCACCAGCTATCCGATTTATTCTTACTCGCCCCGTGTTACTACAAAACGAGTTATTACTTCACCTGTCCGTACAATCTATTCGACCCCCATTGTACGAACTCGTGTTATTACTTCACCAATCCGTACCACCACCACCCGAGTGTATTCATCACCTGTCCGTACCACTGTGTACTCGTCGCCATCAATCCACTCGGAGTACATTGCACCATACACATCGTCGTACTCTTCTTCTTCGTACTCATCGGTGTTGCCGTACAGCTCGTACTCGTACTCGCCATCCATTCGTACACGAGTGGTTGAGACCCCAGTCCGTGTTATTAGATCGTCGCGTTTGATTCGCTCCTCGTTGAGCCCTGAACGGATTATTACATCACCAATCCGTACTCTCCCATCCATCCTTAATAAGGAACTCGATCGTATTGCCCACAGAACTAGGCCTGGATATGGTTACCATGCACTTACCAACTACCTCAATTCCGAGCCTTTTATT AATTTTGAATCGGAAACCAAGAGGATCCGTAACTCTACAAATAATCTAATGCGTGAGCTCCATACACCAGTTACACGTCGTTCTCGCAGCGTTACTCCGTTCCCAGC GTACACATATGAGCCAGCATCGAAGCAAGCTCTTGATGCCTACGTTGCTAGAGTAACAAACCCAACACGTCACTTGGCCAAGGAGGTGCACAATATCACACAATACCCCGATACACCACGCAAAAGCAAATATGTCG gcaAAAGTCATCTAGCATCGGTAAGGATTCTAGGCGATAAGGCGTATAATACAAGGAGTGCACTATACAATCCGGACAAGGTCCGAACTGATATTAATTTGTTGTCACGTTATATTCAAAACAAACGGGGTAGAAGCGAAGCTTCTGACCGAGTTGTCGTTAGCAATGAAG TTGAAGGAGCTGTTGAAGCCTAA